The window GTATAGGTATAATTTTTGTGAAAAATATATAGCCGAGGTTATCGACTTTTTATAACTAAATCCATCGCTTGCTGGACGACTGTATTCAGCTGTGCCTCGTCACCTTCCGCATTGACGACACAATCCATTAAATTGTTTGTTACAATGACACCGATTGTCCGGTCAACACCGGAACGAATAGCACTGAGCTGTGTAATGACTTCCTTACAATCTTGTTCTTCTTCCATCATACGAAGTACTCCACGAAGCTGCCCTTCAATTCTATTTAAGCGATGAGAAACTTTTGGATCATATTGCAATGTCCTCACCCTTTCTTCAAAAGCGTATTGCTCTTGCTTACATGACTTATAATATACCCCGCAAGGTATAATGTCAACGGCAAAGAATCATTTTTTATTTTCTTTTTATTGCGAGTTGAATTTTCTTTTTAATGAGGACAAAATTAAAAGACCTGCCAGTCTGAAAATTAACGAATGCAGATCTTCTTGTATTCTTCTTCATGATTTGGGCAGTAGGATCCGTAACAACACCGGTGCGGAATCTCATTTGAATGACTCCAACATGATTTCATCCTCCTCACGAATTTCCGCACCATTCGTATAGTTTAATGTCCATACTTCCCGCAGCAGTGCGCGTGTATTGTTCATTTACCAGGTTTCTGTATTCTATAAATAGTCCCATTTTCATTCGACTGTACAGTATAGTTTATATTGAGAATTCTTGTGATATCCTCAATAATCTTTAATCCTAGCCCCTCATGTTTACGATTAACATCAAAACCAATACCATTATCACTTAAAATAACAACATTATTTTCAATGCTCACCTCAAGTTTGGTAGCTTTTGCATGCTTCAATGTATTTTGAAAAATGTTATCAAATATCCTTTGTATCCATAGCTCGCTACTCGTCCATATCAAACCTTTATTTACTGGTTGATATATTAATTCAATATCATGGATACTATACAAATAACTCCACTTTTTAAGCATGGTTTCTACTAAATCATTTAGGTTAACTTCATCATTCAAAATATATGAACTTTCTAACGTATCTGTGTTTTGTATATTAAATTCATTCGTTAAATCAGCAATATATTGTATTTGTTGATAGAGTGAATCTAGTATCGGTGCTGAAAGTGTATATTGACCTTCTAAATAAAATAATTGTAATTTGATAGCTGTTAACGGTGTATTGATGTCGTGCCTTAATTTGTTTAGCAGCTCTTTTTGTATTTCTGCTTGTTGCTTCATTTCCAACTCTCTATACGTTGTTCTTTCGATTAATACATTGACCGACCGGATAAGTTCTCCTATTTCATCATTATTGGTAACCTCTAATGTACTTGGAATCTTTTCATCACTTGCTAAATCGCGAATCGTTGTATTCAATATATTAATTTTATTTAGGAGTGCGTTAATCGATTTCGAAAACAACAAGGCTAATAATAAAAGCGATAGACAGAATACGACTAGCATTGTGGGATAAGCAAAAGATTCATGAAATGGAATACCCTTGTTTTTCGTTTTAAAAACAACTTCATAAATGATTGACATAAAAACACTAATTGCTAGTAATAACAACGGCACACTGATAATGGCTGAGAGTAATAATAGCCGATATTTCTTTTTTAGTTTCATTTCTTCTTATAGGTATTTAATCTATACCCTTCTCCATATATATTTTGAAGTATTTCACCTGAGTTATCATTGATTTTTGTTCTGATTTTTTTCATGTGAACATTCACGATATTTTGATTTCTATCTTCGAGAGGCCATAAATATTCAAAGAAATGATCCTTCGTCAAAATTCTATCCCTATTTTCATATAAATAGAAAAATATCTTTCGTTCAATGGCAGTAAAGGCAACTTCATTATGCAGACTTTCGCTGAACACCCTTCTAAGCTCAGCATCAATAGATAAATGTCTTATTTGTGTAAATGTACCATATTGGTTTTCGAGCATTTTCTTTATTCTTAAAAGAAGTTCTCTAGGATCGAAAGGCTTACTCATATAATCCTCTCCAATTGTCAAACCTTGTAGTTTACTCTCCATATCATTGCGGGCAGATAGAAAAATAATCGGAATATTTAATCCTAGCTTTTTTATTTTCTTGGTCATTTGATAGCCATCATCACCTGGCAACATTACATCCATAATGACTAAATCCATCTTATGAATGATATCAAGCACTTCTTTTCCATCTGATTTCCAACATACATGGTATCCTTCGCGTTGCAAAATTTTTTGCAATAAATCGCCAATCATTACATCGTCTTCAACAACTAAAATATTGTATTCTTTCATCACATAGGCCTTTCATTTTTTTTAATAAATTTGGTAGACAGCTTATAAATCTCTTCTGGCTCGTATAAATAAATGCTGTGCGTACCTTCAATTTTTATAACATCTGCTACATTTAATTGTTCTGCAAATTCTTCATAATCTTTACTTTTTTGCTTTGTATATTTCGAATTTTTATTTTGATCAGCAACCGCATCTAAAAATAAGATAGGTGTTTCCTTTGGTATCGGTAGGTTAACCGATTTTTTGCTATTTTCGTAACTCTGTAAAAGCTCTTGCACCATATCATCATTAAAGGTTTGCTTAAAGGATAGCGCTTTATAGAGTTCTTTTTCATGATCAGTTAAAAAATCTTGCTCGATCACTTCAGGATTAAAAGTAGTAGAAGGAAAAAGTCGATGAACACCAATTTTGGTTAACATATTGATGCCTCTTACGGCTAATGAATCAACTAGGCCCATTTTATGTGTTACATATTGATGCGGTAAACCAATATCCAATGCAATAATACTTTTCACTTCATCTGGATATTTTTGAGCCCAGTAAATTGCTTCCAATCCTGATAACGAGTGTGGCACTAAAACGTACGGGGGGTTATTTCCACTTTGAATGAGTACTTTTCGAGTTTGCTCTAGTATTTTATCAATGTCTCGACCATCGTTAGAAACATCACTATAGCCATATCCTGCTCTTTCAACAACAGCAATCTTATTTTCTTGTGAAAACTTGCTATAAAGGCCCTTCATTTCATAAACAGGCGCAGCAATCCCGGAACCCGACATAAATACATACGTGTCCTTACCATTACCTTCATTATAAACGTTAATATTTTTATTATTTACATTAACGAGGGTTCCCTTACTTTTAATAAGTGTTGCTTCTTTTCCTAACTGATAATTATGATAAATAAAAATCGATACTAACCCAAGCAAGATGGTGGCAATAAACAACACAGCTATTTTCTTTATCACTCTCAATACTTTTTTCATAGACTACTCCTTTCAGTTTATAATAATAAGAATAAAATATAAAAATAAATTTCTAATTAATTTTTATATCTTTACTGAAATTTACAGACTAAAAAAGCATCGATTGTTATATGTATGCAAAAAATGCCGACATTGAAATGGATGTCGCATCTTTGATTTAGATTTCAACGGATTTACTTTACCTACGCTGTACACTTAGTTCGAAATCTATCATAAATGCACCCGTGTACGATACTAGCATTATGCCTAATACGACATAAAAAAAAGATTCCCTATGCAAGATTGATCTCACATAGGATTCCCTCTAGTTCAAACATTTTTAATTCAAATTTATTATCCGCGGCTAATTGTCACAATAGCATTGCCCTTAGAAAGTTCGTTTACACGGTAAGGAAGATGACACCCTACATCTCTTTTGGCGCTTTAATCCCCAACAAACGTAAACTTTCTTCTAAAAGGATCGACACAGTATTCGCTATTTTCAAACGATCTTTTTCCTGCAGATCATTTGTTAAAAATTTCGTGTTGGCGTAATATTTATTGAAACTTCTTGATAAACCTAAGCTAAACTTCGCAATAACAGCTGGGCTTGCTTGTATGAAGGCCGTCTCAATAACTGCTGGAAACGTTCCTAAAAGCTTTATAATTTCCCATGCTTCCTCGTCTAAACGCAAAATCGGCTCGGCATCCAGTTCAAAATGCCCTTTGCTGAGTAGTGTTTGGATTCGTGCATTCGTATATTGCACATAAGGGCCTGTTTCCCCCTCAAATGTCACCATTTTTTCAATTGAAAATTCGATATCATTCATACGATCATTTTTTAGGTCATTAAAAATCACCGCGCCAATACCAATTTCATTTGCTACTTGTGCTTTATTCGGCAACTGTGGATTTTTCACTTCAATATTTTTTGTCACTGCCTCAATCGTTTCGCGTAACACATCTGCAAGCAGTACTACTTTTCCTTTACGTGTCGACATTTTCTTGCCGTCTTTTAACATCATCCCAAATGGTATATGCTCATAATTCGCTGCCCAAGTATGGCCCATTTTTTGTAACACTGCAAATAATTGCTTGAAATGAAGTGATTGTTCATTGCCTACTACATAATATACTTTTGCAGGTTGATACGTGTTGTAACGATAAATCGCAGCCGCTAAATCACGTGTCGCATACAATGTTGCACCATCCTTTTTCATAATTAAAGAAGGTGGCATACCCTCCAACTTAACAACCATCGCGCCATCAGATTGTTCGAGCAAAGCCTTCGCTGTTAATTCCTCAACGACAGGCTGCATTTTATCATTATAGAATGCCTCTCCATTATAAGAATCAAAGTGTACACCGAGCATCGAATAAATCGCATTAAATTCACTTAAAGATGCATCTCGGAACCACTTCCACAATGCCGTTGCTTCTTCATTTCCATCTTCTAGTGCCTTAAATGCCTGTCGCGCTTGATCATTTAGCGCGTCATCTTGCTCTGCTTCATCATGGAATTTTACATAAATTTTCAGTAATTCAGTAATTGGATTTTGTTCGATTGCTTCTTTATTGCCCCATAATTTATACGCAACAATCAACTTTCCAAATTGCGTGCCCCAGTCTCCTAAATGATTGATACGATTCGCTTCATAGCCCTGCTTCTCCGCGATATTCGCAAGTGCATGACCAATCACTGTTGAACGCAAATGGCCCATTGAGAATGGCTTGGCAATATTCGGCGACGAAAAATCTATCGCCACTTTTTGGCCATTTTTTTCTTTCGTGCCATAACGACTTTGTTGCACTAGCACTTGTGTTACAATGTCCTGCGCGATTTGTAATTGATTGTAAAATACATTGATATAGGCATTTTCCACACGTACTTCTTGAATAAATGTCCCATGGATTTTTATAGCTAATTCGCTTGCAATGGTATGCGGTGATTTTTTATATTTTTTCGCTAAAATAAAACAAGGAAATGCCACATCGCCTAACTGAGCATGCTTCGGTGTTTCGAGTAACGCTTCCACTTCTTCAATCGTCAAGCTGTCTTGTAGTGCAGTTGCGATAACCTGTGCTAATTTTGTCTTCATGTCATTTTCCTCCCCAAAATAAAAAAGCTCCCCGTCTCTAAATAAAAGAGACGAGAAGCTTGGATTCCCGTGGTACCACTCTAGTTGCCACAAAAGTGACCGCTTTCTGTTATTAACGAGGTGACTTCCCCGATTTTCTCTACTTTATTTCAAGAAATTTCTCCAAAGTGCGTTTCGTCCATCTTTTCAGTATTAGGCTCACACCAACCCTAACTCGCTTGACATCCCAGATAGATTACTTTTCTTTTTCATCGAATTTATTAGATTAAATTAGAATTCATTTTACATAAGTGGATTTTAAAAAGCAAGTGGATTTTGAAATTTCCGTCTCTTTTTCAAATTATATACTTGCCTAAGAACCATAGTTGTTGAATTGTGTAGCGGGGTTTTATATGGAAAATATACAGTTATTCCCCTAACGGCACTTCCACCTTTAACTCCCCTTTTAAATAATTCGGGAAACTATTGACCATTATCTTAACCGGATTTATCATTACTCCTTCATTTGCTTCAAATTGAGAACCAACTTCGTATAGATTGTCGGATTCACTACGCCAACTCGAACGCTCAAATACAGCTTTGCCTTCAGCATCTACGCCTTGGCTAAAGAAAGTTGTCTGTTTATTAACATCACGAATCAGATAGAAAAACGTATTTCTATTTTTAAATTGAATCGTAAAATCAAGTATTTCAGGTTGATACAGCACTTGTTGTTTGTCAAAATCAACCGTAATGAAATCCTCGCCTTTTGGCAATGCCTCTATTTCAGGAATAACAAGCGTCAAATTTTTAGGCTCACGGAAATAATTACTTTGCATAAAAAGAGTGACCACTCCGTCTCGAATTCCACCGAACCCTATTGTACCATTTTGAATCTTTCCCCAATCCTCGCCTTTTTCATCAATCAGCTTCATTTCGTTAAATTGTAAAATTTGCATCGTATTATTCGGATCTATGGCAATTTTAATCCCGGCACGCAACGGCGATATCTCTAGGCTTTTTACTTCGATTGTTTGCCCATCCACCATTACTTTTTCATCCACTACATAATGTTTCGTTTTAACAATTTCTTTTTTTAATGTAAATGGAATACTAAAAGTCATTTCCTGCCCTTTTTGCAATTTAAAGTTTAGTTCAAAATTTCGATTTGAATAATCTATTGGCTCTGTTGCGGTCACATTAATTGTATTTTCGATTTCATATATAGGCTCATAATGTGCAGTCCAGCCATAGCCAACACCCGCCTCGATCGGATTACCACCGTGCATTAGTTCCAGTTCTAAATGGTCTAATGTTAGTCCTTGTAAATCATTTGGTGATGCGATTTTGTAAGAGAGCAGCATGCCGGTTTCATCCGCAATGACACCAAGTAACGTAAAAGTCAGTTCATTTTGGGTTTCACTCATTAAGATTTCCTCGTAGTAGTCATTCGCGACAATATCCTCTAAACCTTTGTCAAACGCTATCAATTCGATGATTGGCGACAAACCAGGAATTTTGGACACCGCATTTGCAAAGGCTGGTGATACACGAACAGATGTAACAAAAACAAAGAAGATTGTCACTATAAGAGCCACCGTTTGCCACGTACGACGGATTTTTTTTCGGTGCCGTCGATTTTGTCGTTGGGCATTGATACGCGCTTGCTCTAACGCCTGTTTTGGTACAGAAATTTCATTTAGTTGTTCAGTCAGTTGGTGCATTTTTTCATCGTCCCAGTTCGTCATTCCCATTCACTCCTTTCCCCAACCATGCCACGCAATTTACGCAATGTTTTATGGAGCCTAGATTTCACTGTACCTTCTGGAATATTTTGAACTTCCGCGATTTCACTGTTCTTGTATTGCTCAAAATATTTCAAATGGATGAGTTGCTGCTCCGCTAGTGGAAGTTTCGTAATGATATCGGCTAAATCATTTGCTCGATTTCATTTGTTAATACCAAACGTGATTGCTTTAATTTCATATCAAGGCAAATATTGATCAAGATGCGAATTAACCACGTTTTTAAATAGTTCGGTTCTTTCAACTTATGTATATTTTTTAAGCTGCGGTATGTCATTTCTTGATATGCTTCAATGGCATCATGTTCATTTTTCAAATAGCTATGTGATGTACGATATAATGCACCTTCATAAAGGGAAAGAAGCTGTAGAAATGCCTGTTCATCTCCAGCAATTGCACGCTTTGCTAGCTCGCGTTCGTCTATTTTCTCGCCCCCTTTACTTATTAGACTGATGACAGGAGTAAAACGTTCATATTTTTTTACAGGATTGCTGTCCTGTTATTTCTATAAGAAAATTAAAGATTTTAATAGATAAACCAGAGTGTATACCTGTATATACATCTACCCTTTAATACAACATATGAACTCATTCACTACTACAAAAAGTTTATCACTGCAAGCTTCCTTAATATTTGCTCTGTGTTGCGTCTACGGTTATATAAGTATTGCTATAAAGAAGCATATTAATATTTTTTATATCCCACAATTCCCCAAATTCATTAATAGGAACTTTTCGATTATAGCTATTGTTATCATCATTACAACTCACCAGATGCCTTAATGATTCTGAAAGATAGATATACTCCTTGTCATACCCTACGACAGGGACAAAATGCAAATTATTGTGATTCTTATGTACTTTAATAAAAACAATTACGGGAGTTCCTTTACTAACTTCGTACTTTAATGTATTAATATTTCCTTTATAATAGTTTGTTTTATATCCCTTTTTTCTTAACACCGTACGGATTCCCTTTGGATATACATTGCCTGACCTCGTTTTACTAGGGAAATTAGTATATAACTCTTCACCATCGGCCTCCATTCCAAAATGACGCAGCACATACGCTGTTGAAAATGCTGCACACTCCCTATTTTTTTGTATTTCTATCCTATTATTTCGTTTAATTAGATAGTTAGCCGGATAATTTCTTTTTCGTAAAACAGGTATGGGTAATGTCATTAAATATGCATTAATGATAGTTGATATAATAATCCATAAAATAATTGTTCTAATTATGAACATACTACTTCCCCCATTTCTTTATATCCATATCTAAACAAGATTCTAAGTCCTTCTATCACTAATCTGCTCCGTTAGTTGAATTAGGAAAAATATTATTATGCCTTTTATAAAATACAATCTTCTATTCTAATTTATCAATTAAGTTCGATTTTATTTCCTAATAATTTATACTGCATTTCTTGTTTCTCTAAAATCTTATCTGTTAATTTTTCTAACGTTTTTGTATTAGACCATAAAAAAATCCATCAAATGCTTCTATAATTATCATCATCCTTTACTTTTTACTTCAAATTGATTAGCTAATTCAATGTATTTGTTCAACTAACCTGCCACGTTAGTTCAAGAAGAAAAGGCTATCCTAAAGCAATCCGTTTGTGAAGTATCTATTGTTTAATTTCAGCTAAAATGGATTCAGGAACATCCCTATTTGGATAATTTTAACATATTTAATTTAATTTCACCAATTATTATATTAAATTTAACTGCTGCGTTAGCACAAGAAGCGACTGCTCTAATTGAACAATCGCCTCTGTTACTTGAAGAAGAATTAGATAAAGATTAGGTTTAAATAATCACCGTGCCCTCGTATAAGTTCAACCTCATCCTTTGATGATATCCAAAAATAATGGAACGTTAGTCCTTCTTCATCCCCTCCCCCTGTCGGTTCGTAATCCCACATATCTAAATTACTTGATACATTTATCTTGTAAAAAAACCTATTATGTACAGCACCATCATCATTTTCCCAATAATCTTCTGCAATTAAGTTCTCAACCTCAAAGTTTATTAATCCTGTTTCTTCTTTAACTTCCCTAATTACTGCATTATAAGTATCTTCTTCGGCATTTACTGTACCTTTAGGTATCTGTATCCCTGCTTCAGAAATCGGATGTTGAAAAACTAATACCTGTATTTTTCCATCTTTAATTCTTGTTACATAACCGTAGGCTTTTCTAATCGAATTCAAAGCAATCAATCCTCACTTAGTTTTTCTTTTATCTGATCTTATTCAACTATCCTGCCGCGTTAGTTGAATAAGCAATTTCTCATTTATTACACATTATGGTCGTACTACGAAATTGTTCTTCTTCATGTTCTATTCCCAATAACGCACCTCCGTATTTCGTTGCGTAATTTTCTCCATAAATTTTGCTTCTTTTTATCAAAACTTGTTGGTTAATATAACTTTGTAATTATCAATCCTAGAGATATAATTATAGTAATAATCGGAGGAGGAATAAAAATGAAACAAGCAGCTCTCCATCAATGGCATAAAAAACATAATAAACGAATAGCAGAATTTCATAAAAACCATGAAATTGAAATACAACGTGGTGAAAATGGGAAAGGTTTGTTAGCTAAATGGGAAAGGTTTTTTTATAACAATATCATTTCCCCTCTAAAGAATGTAAAATAATACCTATAGATTGAACTGTCCTTTTGGCACAGTTCATTTTTTTGTTTCGCAATTTGAGTCAAATGCGATATAAAAACTCCCATTTTCTTCTTCAAATAATCTGCTCCGTTTGTTCAATAAGGCACCTGAAGTTGGAGAATGTATTTTTGAGACTCTAGTTCTTCCATTCTTCCCTAACAAAGGCTATTGCACTTTCAATAGTTAAGACATTTTTCTTGAGCCAAATTTCACCCATTTCTCTTACCAACGAGTGAATAAAGCCAATTTTACTAACAATTTTCACATAATCCAGTAATACATTTATCACACAATCATTCAAACCTAACTTTTGTAAATCCTTCACCAGTTCTACATCATCCTGTGAAACAGCACCATTACGATTTTTAAGATAATCAATTGGTGTTGAAGAATTAACCTGTTTTATATACCATTCATCGTAACTCATTCCTGTTTTAGCTATAAACTCTTCTTCTTGTTTTGCATTCCATTCCTCAATTGTTACTCCGTGAATTTCTTTAAATCGTTCTTCAGCAGTCGTGCCATGTATTACTTTGCCACTTACTTTTTTATATCGTTTTTTATTTTTACTCACTCCATTTCACCCCTTTTGAACTTATTTCTACTTCAGCTAAACTGCTTCGTTAGTTGAACAAAAAGCTACCAAAACGAGATTTTGGGACATACTGATTATAAGCAGCCAAAAGAAAACACCTAATTCAATTGTATTGGGTGTTTTGTTACCTGACTTTGATTTGTGAACGTTTATTAGGTTTATTTTGTATGCTTTATAAATCCTGTAGAATTTAAGCACACGTTAGTTGAATCAGAAAAGTAGAGCTTATACAAAAATCGCGACCGATTCTTGTAGAGTTATAACTTAATTTATCTTTTTTGAAAATCCTGTACTTTTACCTACATAACCATTACTTACGTAAAAGTTATGTGCCATTTGACGTTCTTCTCGATTGCCGCTATTTAAAGTTATTGTTTCCGCACCTTGCATGATTGCCCATTCTTCACAGGCTTTTAATAGCTTTGTTCCTATTCCTTGCTTTCGTTGATTTGAACTTACAATAAAAGCAAGTATACGGACATATATACCACTGAATTCAAAAGCAAGTGCCTTACATACCCCTGCAAAACCTAAAACTTGATTATTTTTTACAGCCACTAAAGTTTCATAATCTCCATGTTTTTGTAATAAATCAAATCTCATATTTAAATCTTCTAAAGTTGTTGGATAACCTAATTCACTCAACAGATCGACTAGATATTTATAATCTGAAGGTTGAATGGTTCTAATCTCGATAGTCATTAATTTCACCTTCCATGATACTTAAAGTAATTGACAAATGATGCGGCCCAATAAAGAAATAGATGCAAATCCTTGTTACAGAATCGCGCCCTTTTCTTGAAGACTCGATATCGAGATAATCTGAAAGACATACATTATGATTTTCCGTTTTTGCCTCGTTTGTTGAATAGCAACGGCCATTAAAAGCAACTTTTTATTATATTTACTCATCCATTCTTCTCTCATCATATCTAATCAATCATTAAATAAACTACTTAATAAAAAGCGAATACCACAATGTGAACCGTTTTATTTCTTTCACTTTCTCAACTCACTATATTGCATATGAATTCTGTTTTCTGGTTTTTTGTCTACCGTATATAGCACAACAATGAAGAACCATTCTAAAGGCTTCATTAAGAGATAAATGATGTCTGCGGACCATTTTGAATTTATATGCCTACTTATTGGATAGCCATATCTGTCGTAAAAGTTACGGATGACTTTATGGAAGCTTGGCATATATTGTTCTAGAATGTTCTCGAATGCGTTAGCAATCAGCAGCTGGCGATTCACGGGGATTCTTTGTCCTCTTCTAATGCCAGCTCTGATCGGATTGACCAAGTTTTTATGCCCTTTAGCAGAGACCGTACACAAATAATGCCCGTCACCCTCTACTATCACTGGTTTTGGCGCAGGGATATTCGAATAGTTGAAAGAGCTTGTCTCAAGGAACACCCGGATAAAGCTATCTGGTCGTTGTCCAAACAAGATCAAAATTAATTGGATGATGACCAAAATTGGAAAAAAACATATTGCCCATATTTTTGACATCCTTTGATAGTTATTAGATATTCTGTAGAGAAATAAAATGAATTTATTATTGTCCTCTGCCTCTTTTTCATTCTGGCTATCAAGAAAATTATTCAGAGAATCTTTCAACCTTGCGATATATAAAAATAATAATGATAAAAAGCTAATTTGCAGTAGGAGGACCGTAAGTTCTTCACCATCATGTGAAAAACCTGTATGAGTAAGATAGACAATTGCAAATATGATATTAGATATCATTAATGTACTACATATCACATACACAACCGGCGAAAGTGACCCATCGTTAAGACTTACGACCCAAAAGGAAAACATACCCAATGTCAATAAGACAACAACAGATGCTATATATTCGTTGGAAAGAGAAGCATATCCATCTACCTTTACACCATTTAAATCAAATATATGCAATTGCTCACCAGCATCCACGGCACTACCATTTAGAAAAAAACCAAACATAAATAAACATAAAATTACCATGGAATAATAGCAATCAATTGCTTTAATTTTGACTGACCCACCCTTAACATCATGTGACTTCGTCTTCCTAGTAAAACTCCGAACCATTCTGATAAAGGCATATAAAGGAACTGAAATTGAAATAATTAAAAGTATCATTATCATTATCAACAAACGCAACCTCCTCCCAAGCAATTAAATTTGGAACAATACCCTACTACTAGAATGTACCATAAAAATACATAAAACTATCTATGTGTTTTTATTAAACTAACCTGTCCGTTCAATAACTTCTTACGCCATTATATGGTCCTAAAATGAAAATAAGCACTCGTCCTTGTTACAGGAAAGCGCCCTTTTGTGGAAGATCATAAATACATGTCTTGTTAATCTAATGTCCCCTTTAGTTGAACAAGGATTTGGGGTTAATTTCAAATTTACGTGTCATCATTAGTTTAAGGATTTCTTCCAATAACAACTGTTGCATCTAATTTATCATCTCTAGCTATTTTGGTAATTAGCCCAACATTTGCAAAAATTTCTAAAGTTTGAGTAGCCTGAATTTCACTCGTCTCTATCAATAGATGTCCTCCAGGAATAAGCCAGTGAGAAGCCTTTTCTACAACCTTTCGCTGAAGGTCTAGTCCATCCTTCCCTCCATCAAGCGACACTTTCGGTTCATATAAACGTGCTTCTTGAGGAAGCAGCTTTATTGAATCAGTAGGAACGTAAGGTGCGTTAGCCACTATGATGTTCACTCGACCTCTCAATGAATCAGCTAAAGCATCATATAAGTCACCTTGATAGACGTGACCACCGATCTTAGTTATGTTACGGGAAGTACATCGTACAGCAACGGGGTCAATATCAACGGAGTGTAATAAAATCTTTTTAAGGTCGGTTGCAATTGCAGCGCCAAT is drawn from Solibacillus sp. R5-41 and contains these coding sequences:
- a CDS encoding DUF6688 family protein — encoded protein: MIMILLIISISVPLYAFIRMVRSFTRKTKSHDVKGGSVKIKAIDCYYSMVILCLFMFGFFLNGSAVDAGEQLHIFDLNGVKVDGYASLSNEYIASVVVLLTLGMFSFWVVSLNDGSLSPVVYVICSTLMISNIIFAIVYLTHTGFSHDGEELTVLLLQISFLSLLFLYIARLKDSLNNFLDSQNEKEAEDNNKFILFLYRISNNYQRMSKIWAICFFPILVIIQLILILFGQRPDSFIRVFLETSSFNYSNIPAPKPVIVEGDGHYLCTVSAKGHKNLVNPIRAGIRRGQRIPVNRQLLIANAFENILEQYMPSFHKVIRNFYDRYGYPISRHINSKWSADIIYLLMKPLEWFFIVVLYTVDKKPENRIHMQYSELRK
- a CDS encoding GNAT family N-acetyltransferase, producing the protein MTIEIRTIQPSDYKYLVDLLSELGYPTTLEDLNMRFDLLQKHGDYETLVAVKNNQVLGFAGVCKALAFEFSGIYVRILAFIVSSNQRKQGIGTKLLKACEEWAIMQGAETITLNSGNREERQMAHNFYVSNGYVGKSTGFSKKIN
- a CDS encoding NUDIX domain-containing protein, which produces MNSIRKAYGYVTRIKDGKIQVLVFQHPISEAGIQIPKGTVNAEEDTYNAVIREVKEETGLINFEVENLIAEDYWENDDGAVHNRFFYKINVSSNLDMWDYEPTGGGDEEGLTFHYFWISSKDEVELIRGHGDYLNLIFI
- a CDS encoding putative protein N(5)-glutamine methyltransferase — encoded protein: MAQKINLFLDNKTERSIINRLRSEGCVFAVEETQLLTSEARSIEDLMKMVEKRVSGLPLEYALGFTKFCGLRIEVERGVFIPRRRTEFLVQQAKILTRPYDIVLDLCCGSGAIGAAIATDLKKILLHSVDIDPVAVRCTSRNITKIGGHVYQGDLYDALADSLRGRVNIIVANAPYVPTDSIKLLPQEARLYEPKVSLDGGKDGLDLQRKVVEKASHWLIPGGHLLIETSEIQATQTLEIFANVGLITKIARDDKLDATVVIGRNP
- a CDS encoding cysteine peptidase family C39 domain-containing protein yields the protein MFIIRTIILWIIISTIINAYLMTLPIPVLRKRNYPANYLIKRNNRIEIQKNRECAAFSTAYVLRHFGMEADGEELYTNFPSKTRSGNVYPKGIRTVLRKKGYKTNYYKGNINTLKYEVSKGTPVIVFIKVHKNHNNLHFVPVVGYDKEYIYLSESLRHLVSCNDDNNSYNRKVPINEFGELWDIKNINMLLYSNTYITVDATQSKY